The following proteins come from a genomic window of Brevibacillus antibioticus:
- a CDS encoding ABC transporter ATP-binding protein, translating into MSQALVEVKNLKKHFEIGNGITLKAVDGVTFSINRGETLGLVGESGCGKSTLGRTMIRLYENTDGEVLFKGKNAHRLKGKEAEQFHRDVQMIFQDPQASLNPRMTVMDIIAEGLDIHGLSRGARADRVKELLELVGLSKEHANRFPHEFSGGQRQRIGIARALAVEPEFIIADEPISALDVSIQAQVVNLLEDLQQDRGLTYLFIAHDLSMVKHISTRIGVMYLGKMVEMANSFELYAKPLHPYTQALLSSIPIPDPTIKRERIILQGDLPSPANAPSGCVFRTRCPKAVEQCAAQVPEWQEAAPNHWVACHLYQ; encoded by the coding sequence ATGAGCCAAGCGTTGGTTGAAGTCAAAAATCTAAAAAAGCATTTTGAGATCGGTAATGGGATTACGCTAAAGGCAGTCGACGGCGTGACTTTCAGCATTAATCGCGGTGAGACGCTCGGGCTTGTCGGAGAGAGCGGCTGCGGCAAGTCGACGTTGGGCAGAACGATGATTCGCCTCTATGAAAATACAGACGGAGAAGTCTTGTTCAAAGGTAAAAATGCCCACCGTCTAAAGGGAAAAGAGGCAGAGCAGTTCCACCGCGACGTCCAAATGATTTTTCAAGATCCGCAAGCAAGTCTGAATCCACGCATGACCGTCATGGATATTATTGCGGAGGGCTTGGATATTCACGGCTTGTCCCGTGGCGCAAGAGCGGATCGGGTCAAAGAATTGCTGGAGCTGGTTGGTTTGTCTAAGGAACATGCGAATCGATTCCCCCATGAATTCAGCGGAGGTCAAAGACAGCGGATCGGGATTGCCCGAGCACTTGCAGTCGAGCCGGAATTTATCATCGCGGATGAACCGATTTCTGCGCTTGATGTGTCGATTCAAGCGCAGGTCGTGAATCTATTAGAAGACTTGCAGCAGGACAGGGGGCTGACTTACTTGTTTATCGCACACGATCTGTCCATGGTGAAGCACATTTCCACTCGAATCGGAGTAATGTACCTCGGCAAAATGGTAGAAATGGCAAACAGCTTCGAGTTGTACGCAAAGCCACTTCATCCATATACACAAGCATTGCTGTCCTCGATTCCGATTCCTGATCCGACAATCAAGCGGGAGCGCATCATTTTGCAGGGCGATTTGCCGAGTCCTGCCAACGCTCCAAGCGGTTGTGTTTTCCGAACAAGATGCCCAAAGGCCGTGGAGCAATGCGCGGCACAGGTTCCTGAATGGCAGGAAGCCGCACCGAACCATTGGGTTGCTTGTCATCTCTATCAGTAG
- a CDS encoding ABC transporter ATP-binding protein, whose protein sequence is MADHLLQVENLRVHFKTYGGEVQAVRGVTFHVDRGETLAVVGESGCGKSVTAQAIMGLIPNPPGRIVDGQIRFDGKVITGMSKKELLSVRGAEIGMVFQDPMTALNPTMRVGAQIVEGFVRTQQVSKEEARTKAMEMLRLVGIPDPEKRVDQYPHEFSGGMRQRVVIAIALANNPKLVIADEPTTALDVTIQAQILDLLKELQEKQQLSIVMITHDLGVVAEIAHRAVVMYAGIVVETGKVEDIFANPKHPYTWGLMRSLPRIDGVEKERLVPIEGTPPDLFHPPKGCPFAPRCQFAMEICEQQMPDASTFTEGHQAACWLHDPRAPKREELVAAGRQT, encoded by the coding sequence ATGGCGGATCATTTGCTACAAGTAGAAAACCTCCGCGTACATTTCAAAACGTACGGTGGAGAGGTACAGGCTGTACGGGGAGTTACCTTTCATGTTGATCGTGGCGAGACGCTTGCGGTAGTGGGAGAGAGCGGCTGTGGGAAGAGTGTAACCGCCCAAGCAATCATGGGCTTGATCCCGAACCCGCCGGGAAGAATCGTGGATGGTCAGATTCGTTTTGACGGAAAAGTCATCACGGGGATGAGCAAGAAGGAATTGCTTTCGGTTCGTGGAGCTGAGATCGGGATGGTTTTCCAGGACCCGATGACGGCATTGAACCCGACGATGAGGGTCGGCGCCCAGATCGTAGAGGGATTTGTTCGTACCCAGCAGGTCAGCAAAGAAGAAGCGCGTACAAAAGCGATGGAGATGCTTCGACTGGTCGGTATCCCTGATCCGGAAAAACGGGTCGATCAATACCCGCATGAGTTTTCCGGGGGAATGCGGCAACGTGTCGTCATCGCCATTGCACTCGCCAATAATCCAAAGCTCGTCATTGCAGATGAACCGACGACAGCATTAGATGTAACGATTCAAGCACAAATCCTGGACTTGCTTAAAGAATTACAGGAAAAGCAGCAGCTCTCTATCGTGATGATTACTCATGACTTGGGTGTCGTAGCCGAAATCGCGCACCGGGCCGTGGTCATGTATGCAGGAATTGTGGTGGAAACAGGCAAGGTAGAAGATATTTTCGCAAATCCGAAGCATCCGTATACATGGGGCTTGATGCGCTCTCTGCCGCGGATCGATGGCGTGGAAAAGGAACGACTGGTACCGATTGAGGGAACGCCGCCAGATTTATTCCACCCGCCAAAAGGTTGTCCGTTCGCTCCGCGTTGTCAGTTTGCTATGGAAATATGTGAGCAGCAAATGCCGGACGCTTCCACATTCACCGAGGGTCACCAAGCTGCATGTTGGCTACATGATCCACGGGCACCGAAGCGGGAAGAACTGGTCGCAGCAGGGAGGCAGACGTAG
- a CDS encoding ABC transporter permease, with protein sequence MAVDQSVNELFRPRAQKADGQIAQMRPSLTHFQQVARKLVRNKLAMVGLTLIVLLIAMAIIGPHLVPYSYSDQSLLNANQEISSEHWFGTDELGRDMFSRTWYGARISLIIGISAALIDLVIGVTVGGIAGYMAGRGKKGDRIDTIIMRLIEVLYGLPYLLVVIMLMVVMEPGIVTIIIALSATGWVGMARLVRGQILQLKNQEFIMAAQVLGAKFPRILLRHLIPNTIGVIIVNLTFTIPSAIFAESFLSFLGLGVQAPIASWGTMTNDALGVILTGDWWRLFFPALMISLTMFAFNVFGDGLQDALDPRIRE encoded by the coding sequence ATGGCGGTAGATCAATCAGTAAATGAGTTGTTTCGACCTAGAGCTCAAAAAGCAGATGGACAGATCGCCCAGATGCGACCGAGCCTGACTCATTTTCAACAAGTAGCGAGAAAGCTCGTTAGAAACAAGCTGGCCATGGTGGGTTTGACCCTGATTGTTTTGCTGATAGCCATGGCGATCATTGGTCCACATCTCGTTCCGTATAGCTATTCCGATCAGAGTCTCTTGAATGCGAATCAGGAAATTTCGAGCGAGCATTGGTTCGGAACAGATGAGCTGGGGCGCGACATGTTTTCACGAACATGGTACGGAGCGCGGATTTCACTGATTATCGGAATATCGGCAGCGTTAATTGATTTGGTCATCGGGGTGACCGTCGGCGGTATTGCCGGATACATGGCCGGTCGAGGCAAAAAGGGAGACCGAATCGATACCATCATCATGCGATTGATCGAGGTCTTGTACGGACTGCCGTACTTGCTCGTGGTGATCATGCTGATGGTTGTCATGGAGCCTGGAATTGTTACCATTATCATCGCGTTGTCTGCAACCGGATGGGTAGGGATGGCTCGTCTCGTACGGGGACAAATCCTGCAATTGAAAAACCAGGAGTTCATCATGGCAGCGCAAGTGCTGGGTGCCAAATTCCCTCGCATTCTGTTGCGACACCTGATTCCGAATACCATCGGAGTCATCATCGTGAACTTGACGTTTACCATTCCGTCGGCGATATTTGCAGAATCTTTCCTCAGCTTCTTGGGCTTGGGTGTGCAAGCGCCAATCGCTAGCTGGGGTACGATGACTAACGATGCACTCGGCGTCATTTTGACAGGGGATTGGTGGAGACTTTTCTTCCCGGCCCTGATGATTTCTTTGACGATGTTTGCCTTCAACGTTTTCGGTGATGGCTTGCAGGACGCATTGGACCCAAGAATTCGCGAGTAA
- a CDS encoding ABC transporter permease has protein sequence MSRYLLKRILMMVLTLWIIVTLTFSLMHMIPGDPFASESDQLPEQILLNLRAKYNLDEPLPMQYLLYLKSLVMLDLGPSIKSETRGVNDMIKDGFGASALIGLQAIAVALFFGLLFGTIAALNRNTWIDYTAMVMAVLGIAVPSFIMAPLLINYLAIKWPLFPVATLTSWKHSVLPSLALAFGPLAIITRYMRTSMIDVMNQNYIRTAEAKGIPTFLIVIKHGIRNAILPIVTFMGPLIASLLTGTFVVEKIFAVPGIGKYFVDGIFNRDYPVILGTTVFYSAILVLIIFLIDLAYMFIDPRIKLSSRGR, from the coding sequence ATGTCACGTTATTTACTTAAAAGAATTCTGATGATGGTACTCACCTTGTGGATTATTGTAACGTTGACCTTTAGCCTGATGCATATGATCCCTGGAGATCCATTCGCGTCAGAATCAGATCAATTGCCCGAGCAAATTTTGTTGAATCTGCGTGCCAAATACAATTTGGATGAACCACTGCCAATGCAGTATTTGCTTTATCTAAAAAGTTTGGTCATGCTCGATTTAGGACCTTCTATTAAATCGGAGACACGCGGTGTCAATGATATGATCAAGGATGGCTTCGGAGCATCTGCACTGATCGGTTTGCAAGCGATAGCGGTTGCCCTTTTTTTCGGACTTTTATTCGGAACAATTGCGGCATTAAACCGAAATACCTGGATTGATTATACGGCAATGGTCATGGCTGTATTAGGAATTGCTGTACCCAGCTTCATCATGGCGCCATTGCTCATTAATTACTTGGCAATCAAATGGCCGTTATTCCCAGTAGCGACGCTTACCAGCTGGAAACACTCGGTTCTGCCTTCACTCGCACTTGCTTTTGGACCTTTAGCGATCATTACACGCTATATGCGTACGAGCATGATCGACGTGATGAACCAGAACTATATACGGACCGCTGAGGCGAAAGGAATTCCGACTTTTCTGATAGTGATCAAACATGGAATCCGCAACGCGATTTTGCCAATTGTCACATTTATGGGACCGCTTATCGCGAGTTTGTTAACGGGAACGTTCGTCGTCGAAAAGATTTTTGCGGTACCGGGCATCGGGAAGTACTTCGTCGATGGGATTTTCAATCGGGATTATCCTGTTATTTTGGGAACGACAGTATTCTACAGTGCCATCCTGGTGCTCATTATCTTCTTGATTGACCTGGCCTATATGTTCATCGATCCACGAATTAAACTATCGAGTAGGGGGAGGTAG
- a CDS encoding outer membrane lipoprotein-sorting protein: MKRITVLILLTTTLLGCTQSTSQHTSEKPASEIEVKNEQTISVQQNEKNIYVPTMQYATPSQMTKEDVLTKLINTIDHFETAEGKFEMLRNGYTKLVEYKVSPQAGFSTVFVMNEKGVKTKEQTIYYKDEKVWSVDEVNKAVREKKYQLPTSKGTLTPTEAYQKNANNESIAYYRERPPIGLAQTSLFPYEIASNFAGDLDKWDIEKDNEKLLGRNAIVMKGTLNKSASKKQNADTFRFWVDKDAGILIKFELYNAKGEVVDYLRTSEIKVNVPINIGEIESRIEQL; encoded by the coding sequence ATGAAACGTATAACAGTGTTGATTTTACTTACGACGACGTTACTTGGATGTACCCAATCTACAAGCCAGCATACATCCGAGAAACCAGCTAGCGAAATAGAAGTAAAGAATGAACAAACTATCAGTGTGCAGCAAAATGAAAAGAATATATACGTCCCCACAATGCAATATGCAACACCTAGCCAAATGACAAAAGAAGACGTATTGACAAAGCTTATCAATACTATTGATCATTTTGAGACAGCAGAAGGAAAGTTTGAGATGCTTAGAAATGGATATACGAAGTTAGTTGAATACAAGGTTTCCCCACAAGCAGGTTTCAGCACTGTATTCGTGATGAACGAAAAAGGTGTTAAGACGAAAGAACAAACCATTTATTATAAGGACGAGAAGGTATGGTCTGTAGATGAAGTGAATAAAGCGGTTCGGGAAAAAAAGTATCAACTACCAACAAGTAAAGGAACATTAACACCAACGGAAGCCTATCAAAAAAACGCAAACAACGAATCTATCGCATACTATCGAGAGCGACCTCCTATCGGATTAGCCCAAACCTCCCTATTTCCATATGAAATCGCATCTAATTTTGCAGGAGATTTGGACAAATGGGATATAGAAAAAGACAACGAAAAGCTGCTCGGGCGAAATGCGATTGTGATGAAAGGTACTTTAAACAAGAGTGCTTCTAAAAAACAAAATGCGGATACTTTTCGATTCTGGGTTGATAAAGATGCTGGTATTCTTATCAAATTTGAGCTGTATAACGCGAAAGGCGAAGTTGTCGATTATTTGCGAACTTCCGAAATAAAGGTAAATGTTCCTATAAATATTGGCGAGATCGAATCGAGGATCGAGCAATTATAA